In the genome of Triticum urartu cultivar G1812 chromosome 5, Tu2.1, whole genome shotgun sequence, one region contains:
- the LOC125556332 gene encoding protein RADIALIS-like 3, protein MSSGSRSSSRGGANPEWSKKENKLFEDALAYYGEGTPDRWLKVSRAMGGTKTADEVRRHYEILDSDIKLIDSGRVPFPKYNTQGQGAWN, encoded by the coding sequence ATGTCTTCTGGGTCGAGGAGCTCATCCCGCGGCGGCGCCAACCCGGAGTGGAGCAAGAAAGAGAATAAGCTGTTCGAGGATGCACTCGCCTACTACGGCGAGGGCACGCCCGACCGCTGGCTCAAGGTGTCCCGCGCCATGGGCGGCACCAAGACGGCCGACGAGGTGCGCCGCCACTACGAGATCCTTGATAGCGACATCAAGCTGATCgactccggcagggtccctttcCCCAAGTACAACACCCAGGGCCAGGGGGCTTGGAACTGA